Genomic window (Equus asinus isolate D_3611 breed Donkey chromosome 8, EquAss-T2T_v2, whole genome shotgun sequence):
CAGCAACAGCTACATTAACTCAAAGAATTTCTCTGATTGGCTGAATGCAGCAGGGGTCTCCCCATCCTagaatctgttttcttcctctttacctCCGCCTTCTTCCTTTACCCCCGACACCGACAAACCGAGACTTATTTTAAAGCACCAGAGGGCAATGGTCTTCAGTGGGGGGCTGGTCCTGGGACTTCACACCTTGATGACCCTCCTGAGCCCCCAGGAAGCTGAGGCCATCAAGGGTGAGTGCTGAGGGCGACTGGGTGAGGAGAGGAGATGTAGCGCATCGGCTTACGCGCAAGACAGTACAGAGCATGAATTGTTCCTCCCCCCTCTGGTTTACGGGCAACTCCTTTTACTAAGAGACCCCGATCCCTCTCACTCTGTCGTGTCCATTCTGGACCTAAGATACAGGTGCAGCTTAGTCCAGAGGTGTCAGTGTCAGGCTCAGGTTCAGGTTCCTGCCCaattctgtcttcctttctgagaCCCAAACCTCCATGCTACTGCCCAGCACCCTGATTTCTCTACCACATCCTGGCTTGGAGTGTGCCCGTTCAAGTCGGGTTCTGTTGCAGTATACATCACCAGGTCAGCAGTCAACTGTTTATCTGTCTTTATCCCGCACTGGACACGAGGGACTTGTGTCGTGGGGTCCACAGCTGgttcttctttatttcctcttgctctggcattgtgctgggcacacagtagtcTCTCAATGACTGTTGAACAAATAATTTCATAGAATTCTAAAAGAATCTTACCAATTAAAACCTAATCCTTAATTTCCACaaaactgagcctcagttctGGGAAAAGACATGTTCAGTCATAATGCTGTGAGATGGAGGAGTTGGGACACGAACTTCTGGCTCCTTTTCTGCTGCTCTCTGCAATACCCTGGGCTGCCTTTTTTGGTCTCTGTGTCATAAATCTTAATTCTTACTCCTGCCAGCCATAGCCCCTTTCCCCTCACAACCCCCCTACACTGCACGTCTGTGCCCAGATCTCCACTTATGCTCCTATCCTTAATCATTTCCTGCTTGTCGCACCCCCACACACCCTCATCTCACACACAGGGCCTGATTGCACAGCTAGAGCAGAGGATCATAGCCAAGATTTAATGTTGGGAATCCCCAACATGATTTTTGGCAGCCTCTCCTCTTCCCAACCTGGAATGCAGGCTGCACCCATGTCTCTGTGCAGCCAGTGTGCTGGGCATGTGCCTATTTCCCTCCATCCTTTCCCTTCCGTCCCCCAGCAAACGATTCCACTCACCAAGGACCAGCTCAAGTCGGAAAGGACTCTGCCCTCGACAAAACCCAGGATAGAGCACAGACTTAGAGACTCAACACAACACAAGTCATGCTTGAGATTGATAcagtttcttctctctccctggccCTGAACTCACCCAATGCAGCCGACCACATGGCCTCCTATGGACCAGCCTTCTACCAGTCCTATGGCGCCTCGGGTCAGTTCTCCCATGAGTTTGATGGGGAGCAGCTGTTCTCTGTGGAGCTGAAGAAGAGGGAGGCTGCCTGGCGTCTGCCTGAGTTTGGCGACCTCACCCGCTTTGACCCGCAGAATGGCCTGGCCAGCATCGCGATGATCAGAGTCCATCTGGACGTCTTGGTGGAACGCTCCAACCGCACCAGAGCCATCAATGGTACCCGGCCCTTCCTCTGCCCCGCTCCTCCCAGGTCAGACGAGGAGGTCCAGAGAAGCCTCCTTCCCACCTCACAGGCCTCTCTCCGCACTCAGAATCTGTGACTGTTGTGCGCAGACCTTTTCTTTCCCAGGAAGTCCTAGATCTTCTCAGACCCCTTCAGTACCCTCTTCCTTCTTGAGCGATGACCCCTCCCACCTAGTCTCCCCGTTCAGGGGCCTGTCAGGTACAGGAGCCCTtggctgccctcccagagcaTCTCCTGCCTGCAGATGGCTAAATATGGGATGAGCCTCTGGGATTCAGGGCCTCATTCCTCCTAGTGCCTCCAAGAGTGACCATACTCCCCAAGTCTCGAGTGGAGCTGGGCCAGCCCAACGTCCTCATCTGCATTGTGGAAAACATCTTCCCCCCTGTGATCAACATCACCTGGCTGCGTAATGGTCAAACAATCACCGAGGGGGTGGCCCAGACCAGCTTTTATTCCCAGCCTGACCACATGTTCCGCAAGTTCCACTACCTGACCTTCGTTCCCTCAGCTGATGACTTCTATGACTGCAAGGTGGAGCACTGGGGCCTGGCAGAGCCGCTCCTCAGGCACTGGGGTATGgagtcccctccccagcccacccttCCCAGACCTGTGCTTCCTTTACTCTAGAACCTTTGCTCTACCCCACACTCTTCCTTTCCCCCGCAGAGCCTCAGGTGCCTATCCTGCCGCCAGACATCACAGAGACTCTGATCTGTGTCCTTGGCCTGGCCATTGGCCTGGTGAGCTTCCTCGTGGGCACCATCCTCCTCATCATAAGCACATGCTTGTCCGGTGCCCCCAGGCGCAGAGGCCCTGGGTGTCTGGGGAAGGAAAGTAGGTGAGTCTGACCAGGATCGGGGTGGAGAATAAGAGATTCTGTGGGGAGGAATGGGGTCAGGGAAGGTGATACTATAGACAAGCAGTGGGCAGGGAATAGAAGAGCAGAGGTGAGGTGAGGGGTAAGGTTTGGGGGATGTGGGCAGTCAGAGATTGGATCCCAGAATTGTGAGCTTGAACAGCCTGGGTCATACGGTTTTTGCTCCTTTAGGTAATGACGATTCTGAGAGAAACGGATAGTGGGAGACACCCTAAGGATTCCTCGCAAGTTTCTGACAGCCTTTGCATGTTCAGTGCCACAGTCTGCTAAGTACATCCCCACTGTGCTAACTTTGAATGGGATTAACCTCTGTCCCTTTGTGGCCCCAGTACTCATGGCAGGACTTGGGGTGGGGAAACCAACCATCTCCCCTTCACACTCCTAACACAGACACTCATGTTTTCTTGCTCTACTCAAAGTTCTGGCTAACAGCAGTAACTTCTTTAAGTGTTTTTCACTGTATCCTTTTTGCCAGGTCTTGGCCAATTCTCCCAGGGTGTGAGGGATGCTGGAATCTCGAAGAGGGGATCCTGGGTGATGACCACTAAGAGTGACCACCTGGTACTTGGGATTGGCAGTCATCCTCAGGCCAGTCCAGCTATGGCTTGCTCCATTTGACTCAGCAATTTGGTGCCCACTGTGTGTTACTTGTGCATGGGCCATTTCACAAGGAATTCATGAGATTTGCCTCCTGAAATCAGATTTTCCCTGAAAGGGATACAGAGTACCCTCTTAGTTGCAACTCCCCTCAACCAACAGCAGTTTTCTGCAGGgctccaggagaggagaggagaggagaggttcATGGGAATTCCACTCTTGTCTAGATTTGCTCCGTAATGAAGAGGTCATTGGTGTCCAGCTGTGATCTATGCCATCATCTCTTTTATCTACATTCCTTAGAGTCTCGTGCATGACAAAGAGTGGTCCAAGGCTTAGACAAAACCTCCCTCAACCTGGGGTCAAATGTATTAGGTAGGAGGGTAGCAGAATAGATCTGCAAGCCGTCTGGTGAGAGGGGAGGTCTGAGAGATCCATCTGAGTGCTCTCTGAATACGTGGCCTGGAAGATTTTAGTTTACtgtgaacaaaattttaaaaacacacaaagagacaAGTAACCGTACAAAATAGTTTATATCAAGTACCAAATGAGTGGTGTACAGATTAGTAGTTTTCAATCAGAGATGCACATAAGAATCACTTGGGAGTTTTAAAAAAGTACAGGCGTGCTTcacccagatctactgaatcagaatcttgggGGTCGGGGGAGTGGTGACAGGGAGTCTGTAATTTTTAACACGCTCCAGATGATGCTGACGCAGCCATCCTGGACCCAGTCTGGTAACTGGGACCCACTGACATAATCTGTGCTATTAGGACTCATTGGAAGAAGGGATCTGGAAGGTCTGAGGGGGTCTAGGAAGGCTTTCCAGAGAACCTGGCTCTTTTAGGGCATAGAATTTGAGCAAGACACAAGTAAGTAGGGGCaagattggagtttgtattgtgaGCATTTGGTCCTGGAAAAGAAAGACACCAAGATATTATGGGGTCTCTGTGGACTTCCCAGGAGAGAGTAAGTTGGGAGAAATCAATGGCCAGAAGACTCTGCTGGAAATGAGGGAGGACCGTCTAGTCAAGGTTTTTGTTTGCCAGTAATGGAAACCCTCTTAAAATGGTCACAGACAAAAGGAGAGGATATTTACAATAAAGACACAGGAGTGGTCTTTACCCAGAACACAAGAGTAGGTTTTAGCCAGGCCTCAGAGGGAGCAGAACTCAGAGCTGAAAAGCCAGCAGAACCTAGAGCAgcctctctcgctctctctctggGCTATATGGTCTGTGTTCTCTAGGTCCCTCTGCATGTTTGCCGTATTTTTCTCTCTGGGACTGACTGTCCTTTTCAGCTCGTGTGTCCACCATACAGCTCCTGAGTTTGACTATCACCTCAGCTCTAGCCACCCACAGAGACTGCCAATCACAATTTTAAattcttggaaaaataaatgactgGCCAAACTTGGGGCAGATGTCCATCCCAGACCAATGTTCTGTGACTGTGGGACAATGTACATGTCCCATAATGTAATCATGGCTGCCAAGCACCCACCCCTGAGGTGAGGGGTCAGGTTGttctcagagaaagaagaatgggTTGGTTCTCAGAAGACACCATGAGATTTGTCTGTCCCCGTAGCGCCCTGCTTTCTGCTGATCTTTTGCTTAAAAGTTTTCACTTGCAAGCTTGGAAAGGCATTTCTCTGATCTCTGTCCTAAGGTTTAATAAAGTCATTAAAAGTGTCTTCTTTTGACTAGAAGTGTGCTTTGTTCACTATGCATACATTACCCTGGAAGTGGAACTTCTAGGAACAATTCCAAATCTCTTAGATTTATGTGTCTGCCTTCATACTCACATTTGTTTCTTCTAGTCTCAATATCGTCTAtcattacaaaaaaaattgtCCTCCTGCATTCTTGATCTGACTCCATTCTCTTTTAGGACAGAGTTCAATAGTCACCTCCTCTTCTGTATTGTCAAACTCCCTTCTTTGCGGGGTCCCCCCTACACACAATAAACATGTCATCTCTCCTGTATAATGAGAACATCAAATCCCCTCTCTGTCCTGTACCCCAGCCTCGCCCATCCCCACGAGCTCCTCCCAGTCACTCTCTCTGAAAGTCTTCTTCGTGGGCTGCCTCCAGATCCCGTCTTCCAATCCTCTCgctctcttttaatttttaacaaagttaTGTTATACACATAAAGAGTCAAATACTCCTACAAGATTTGCTTAAAAAATTCCAGGCTCCAGCCCTCTCTCCTACCATGTCCTCAGCCCTAGAGGCAGTAACTTTCAACTGTTTTAACCAATTTTATTGGTATTGACCTCCCTCCCGTCTCTAAATAACACGTTTGTGTGGCTACATCTTGATCTTTCAGCTTTAGGCTGTATTCTTTACTTCCTGCTATGGGAGAGGAGGTTTAGATATTTTTTTCATCCTCACTTTATGCACATTCCTCTTCCCACGTTCCCTTCCTTTGATACTTTTGTATCAAAAGGATTTTGTATTGTCACTTAGGCTAGCTTGATGTTCAGTGTTTATATTATCATGATCACGTGAATGCTGCTCACAGCCAAACTACAGAGTAAACGATGCTTGCTCTTCCTTTCCAAGGCAACTTTTTGTGTTCCCTGGAGTTAATAATtgtccttttttccctttgtttgcttttatttgtaCCTAACATTAATGAACCAGAAATTCATTAATACAAAATTCATTCTCACAATACAGTCAGACACAGCAGATATTCTGTCAAATTTATCATCGGATAAAACTCTTCTGGGATCTTCTGTCTGCTCCAGTCTTAACTAGTTGCCCTCAGTGACACAGCTGTCATCCTGAGATCGCCTTTCACCATCTTTGTCAGGATTTACCTGTCCTCTGTGTTGGATCTTCTGTTTCTTATATCTAGTAATTATATCCAGTGTTGTGGTTACTGCCTTATTTTAGAGAGGcacatcctctttttttttttggtgaggaagattggccctgtgctaacatctgtaccattcttccactattttgtatctgggacactgccacagcatggcttgatgagtggtgtgtaggtctgtcccCATGATCAGAATTcacaaacccagggctgctgaagtggagcacttgaacttacccactatgccactgggctggccctgaggcacATCCTCTTTTGGCTTCCTGAGAAAGAGTGCACATGAGGCAAACTTTTATGCTTTGTATgtcagaaaatgtatttattctacCCTCACACTTGAATGATAGCTCAGTTGGGTATAAAATTCaaggttggaaataattttcgtcagaatttttaaagcatttcttcATAGTCTCTTAGCTTTCAGTGTTATAATTGAGAAGCCAAAAGGTATTCAGAGTCCTGAAACTCAGTtgtggtttgttgttttttctctctggaagcttgTAGGatgttttctcttcccttcctccaactTTAAATTCCTGTAGGGGCTCCATTACCTGCAGGGTGAAGATATTTCTCAAACTGTCCTCAATCTACCCTTTTAACCTTATTGCTAATAGCTCCCTGAAAATAGTCAACGCTGAAGTCACACAAAATTCTCAGTGTATGTTTACTCCACCTGCCTTTGCACATACAACCAACCAGCAGCAGTTCTGCAGGgctccaggagaggagaggagaggttcATGGGAATTCCACTCTTGTCTAGATTTACTCCATAATGAAGAGGTCATTGGTGTCCTTCAACAGAAGTTAACTTCTGTTGAGGCTTCTGTGTAGTAGGAAATGGGGTGAGCTGAAGAATGACCAGTTTGGCAAATTACTAAAGAGATTTTACTTCTTCCACCAGCAACATTCATGTTGCTCCCCTTGTTCAGACCTTTCTCACTTAGAATAGAATCTAAATTCCTTACTGGCTAAGGCTCTTACTGGCCTTGTGTGTCTCTTCAATCTCACCTCCTtccacttttccttctttctttaagcTACAGCCACCCTATATTGCCTTGGAATCCCCCTCCTCAAGATCTTAACATCAATGCCTCCAGCTGGTCATCCATTCACAACTCATTGTGGTAAAAATTCAGAGGCTTCCCTGATCAGCTTTGCTACACAAACCTCCTAcctacctcctccctccctccctcctacccCCAGGCCTCTCTGTCACTTTACCCTCTTACCTTTACAGAGGGATGCCTCTCCTGGAGTGTGGCCCCTCCCCTCAGGCTGCCTTTCCTCCTTTAACCTCCTGGAAAGACTTCCTGATCTCCTGTAGTTAAGCTGAGTCACTTCCTCACTTCTCTCTTCACCAAGTCTTCAGTCATTACCACTAACCAtgatttggcccctcttgtggtTTGACTCCACCTCAAGCAGAGGCTCCAAATCTGAACAGTCCTCGAATCTCCCAAAGAGAGAACTCCCCGGTGTTTCTTCCCCCTGAAAACTTTCTGCTGCCTCATCCCTTGAGCCCCAACATCACTCCTGAGCCCTGGTTGGATTCCCAGTTGCCCCTCATTCCTTCCCTCAGGCCAAGTTCTTACCACAATGTCTGGAACGTGGTGGTTAATAAATGTTGAAACAACTGACTGACGAAAGAGTGAACTGTAGTCACTCTGCTCTCAAATTCCTTGATGACATgcccaaataaagaaaaacaaacaaaaactttctgCTGTTATTAACTATTGCTTTTATTGTcattattctctttcatttattgagcacttccaaTGTGCCACATACTAAACACCTTACATTTGTCAAATCTATTAGTCTGCACACATCATGAATCACACTTGGCATTTCCTGCATTGTTCTATGAAACCTGAATGGTCCTAACTTAACTAAAAATGAATCAATCAAaggatatttttcttctaaaacatattttaatatggGTAAATAAACGCCAAACATACGTATGTAGCTTTTATTATAGAGTAATCTCTCTTTTAAGAATGATATATCATTTTTGGTAACatcaaaaagattggcaacatgccCAGTAAGGTGGAATAGTTGAAAAAGTTGTGGTACAGCCACACAGGGAACAGCATAAAGCTGTTAGAAGGAGTGAGGGGGCGCTCTGAGCTGATGCGGAGGGAACTCTAGGATGCAGGGGAAAATGCAAGATACAAAAGAATGTGTATAGTATGTGCTACATTTACAGTAAGAAAGAGGGGAAATACAGATTTCCAAAAAGCCACACTGGAAGGATAAATTGTTAAATTGTTAAAAACGAAATTGTTAAAAATGGGGGAAAGGAGACTAGAATTTAGGGAATGAGTTTGAGGCAACAGGAATAGTAGTGAATATTGACATTTGAAACATATAAATGCTTTacaacttttataaaaattaaacaaaaacccTAAAATCTAAACCAAACAGAAACAACTGAACcatacagagaaaagaattattttaattgacATTGGAAGACAGTACTGTATATTCTCACTGGAATATATTCTACGAAtaaaaagaactactaaaaactgaacattattagtcattttaTCATCAATAGcaatattgtattattattttgaaactatATTATGTAAATTATAAGATAAAGCAAATCAATAATTACCGATGTAATGTAATTAGGAACCAAGATTTTTAGtgtataaaaaggaagaaaaaagtagcTGAATTAAAAACACTAATATTAAATTTGAATTAGAAATGTCGATTTAGACtaatgatttataaatatatatatatatccccttGCTCTAGCAACTGGAAGCAACGTTACGTCAGTAGCAATGAGCATCCCCAGTGCACAGGTTGTAGTTTCTAAATTCCATTACCcagtaaaaggaaaaagagctTTTTGGAGAAGTGACTCA
Coding sequences:
- the LOC106834638 gene encoding HLA class II histocompatibility antigen, DO alpha chain; translated protein: MVFSGGLVLGLHTLMTLLSPQEAEAIKADHMASYGPAFYQSYGASGQFSHEFDGEQLFSVELKKREAAWRLPEFGDLTRFDPQNGLASIAMIRVHLDVLVERSNRTRAINVPPRVTILPKSRVELGQPNVLICIVENIFPPVINITWLRNGQTITEGVAQTSFYSQPDHMFRKFHYLTFVPSADDFYDCKVEHWGLAEPLLRHWEPQVPILPPDITETLICVLGLAIGLVSFLVGTILLIISTCLSGAPRRRGPGCLGKESR